In Primulina eburnea isolate SZY01 chromosome 3, ASM2296580v1, whole genome shotgun sequence, one DNA window encodes the following:
- the LOC140826572 gene encoding F-box/kelch-repeat protein At3g61590-like, with translation MEEENSWVSHSIYNFTSPSLEFDSFSDLHEQKDKDLAAVYLDLILPDDLLERILAYLPIASIFRAGSVCKRWHEIVTSKRFIGNYSRAASPKPWYFMFTSSDEPIGYAYDPVIRKWHSIDLPCIDTSNWSIASSRGLVCFMDNDRREMYVCNPITFCWRAVVEPPGPRFSDYRALAISVDRASQSHNYKILVVKSRQVPGNLFQWNLSIYMYQSQTLTWGTILTESLTGWRAGDESVICDGVLYFLIYSTGGGDPVNRHGLIMYNLGSRPSNDILMRNFIAAPCSLTCGRLMNLNEKLVLVGGIGKPDRPGVIKGIGIWALKGREWQEIARMPHKYFYGFGEFDDVFASSGTDDLVYIQSYGAPALLIFDSSLKQWKWSQKSPVTKKFPLQLFTGFCFEPRLEISP, from the coding sequence ATGGAAGAGGAAAATTCATGGGTGAGTCATAGCATTTATAACTTTACTAGCCCCTCCTTGGAGTTTGATTCATTCTCAGACCTTCATGAGCAAAAGGATAAAGATTTAGCTGCAGTTTATTTGGATTTAATTTTACCTGATGATCTGTTGGAACGAATATTGGCCTATCTCCCCATTGCCAGCATTTTCCGGGCAGGCTCGGTGTGTAAAAGATGGCATGAAATTGTAACCTCGAAGAGGTTCATTGGGAACTATTCTCGTGCAGCGTCACCAAAACCGTGGTACTTTATGTTCACAAGCTCAGACGAACCCATTGGTTATGCATACGATCCGGTCATTAGAAAATGGCACAGTATCGATCTCCCCTGTATAGATACATCCAACTGGTCCATTGCTTCATCTCGTGGGTTAGTTTGCTTCATGGACAATGATAGGAGAGAAATGTATGTCTGTAACCCAATAACCTTTTGCTGGAGGGCAGTAGTTGAGCCTCCTGGCCCAAGATTTTCCGACTACCGTGCCTTAGCCATTTCAGTCGACAGAGCATCTCAATCTCATAATTACAAGATATTAGTCGTTAAATCTAGGCAGGTACCTGGAAATTTATTCCAGTGGAATCTCTCTATTTACATGTACCAGTCCCAAACTTTGACTTGGGGGACGATTTTGACAGAGAGCCTAACAGGGTGGCGAGCTGGTGATGAGAGCGTGATATGCGACGGGGTATTATACTTCTTGATTTACTCAACTGGAGGTGGTGATCCTGTAAATCGCCATGGCCTGATCATGTATAATCTTGGAAGCCGACCCTCCAATGATATACTCATGAGGAATTTCATTGCTGCACCTTGTTCGCTTACGTGTGGTCGTTTGATGAACCTGAATGAAAAACTTGTACTGGTTGGAGGAATTGGGAAACCAGATCGTCCTGGTGTTATTAAGGGGATTGGTATTTGGGCTCTGAAGGGTAGAGAGTGGCAGGAGATAGCTCGAATGCCCCACAAGTACTTTTATGGTTTTGGCGAGTTTGATGATGTATTTGCCAGCAGCGGAACTGATGATCTCGTGTACATCCAGAGCTATGGAGCTCCCGCTCTTCTTATTTTCGACTCGAGTTTAAAGCAGTGGAAGTGGTCGCAAAAATCTCCGGTGACCAAGAAGTTTCCACTTCAGCTCTTTACTGGTTTTTGCTTCGAACCGAGGCTGGAAATTTCCCCTTAA